From Irregularibacter muris, one genomic window encodes:
- the cas5b gene encoding type I-B CRISPR-associated protein Cas5b: MKAIRLKISQDMVNYKKPSSFQLKETYPLPPYSTVIGMVHNLCNYKEYKEMDISIQGKSFSKVNDLYTRYEFKNGMKFDQSRHQLKAGDFGISRGVSTTELLVDVELLIHIIPHNQELISEIEEAFKFPREYPSLGRREDLATFNEVKVVEIIEDELEEDKYLEGDHVAYIPLKMMESETVIPEGSTGVSGRGTRYLLNKDYVLETLGKNKTFRKWNKVDVVYSSKIIAIGEDGILIDEDGNIVFAA; encoded by the coding sequence ATGAAAGCAATTAGATTAAAGATAAGTCAAGATATGGTCAATTATAAAAAACCATCAAGTTTTCAATTGAAGGAGACTTACCCGTTGCCTCCTTACTCTACAGTAATTGGTATGGTACATAATCTTTGTAATTATAAAGAATATAAGGAAATGGATATTAGCATTCAAGGAAAAAGTTTTTCAAAGGTAAATGATTTATATACAAGATATGAATTTAAAAATGGTATGAAATTTGACCAATCCAGACATCAATTAAAAGCAGGTGATTTTGGAATCAGTAGAGGGGTGTCCACTACAGAGCTCTTAGTAGATGTAGAACTTCTTATCCATATTATTCCTCATAATCAAGAACTTATTAGTGAAATTGAAGAGGCATTTAAGTTTCCAAGGGAATATCCATCCTTAGGTAGAAGAGAGGACCTAGCTACTTTTAATGAGGTGAAAGTAGTTGAGATCATTGAAGATGAATTAGAAGAAGATAAATATTTGGAAGGAGACCATGTAGCATATATTCCATTGAAAATGATGGAAAGTGAAACCGTTATACCAGAAGGAAGTACTGGAGTAAGTGGACGTGGAACCAGATATCTCTTAAATAAGGATTATGTATTAGAAACCTTGGGTAAAAATAAAACCTTTAGAAAGTGGAATAAAGTAGACGTCGTATACTCATCGAAGATAATAGCCATAGGGGAGGATGGCATATTGATAGATGAAGATGGTAATATTGTTTTTGCTGCATAG